One Drosophila subobscura isolate 14011-0131.10 chromosome U, UCBerk_Dsub_1.0, whole genome shotgun sequence DNA window includes the following coding sequences:
- the LOC117901332 gene encoding lysosomal aspartic protease, with protein sequence MMIKSFVVIALLVAVASAELHRVPVLKEQNFVKTRQNVLAEKAYLATKYQLPQARDLNEETLANSMNMAYYGAISIGTPAQSFKVLFDSGSSNLWVPSNTCQSDACLTHNQYDSSASSSYVANGESFSIQYGTGSLTGYLSEDTVDVNGLTVTSQTFAESTNEPGTNFNNANFDGILGMAYEALAVDGVAPVFYNMVSEGLVDQSVFSFYLARAGSASDGGELIFGGSDSSLYTGALTYVPISEQGYWQFTMASASSDGNSLCSDCQAIADTGTSLIVAPYEAYEILVDILSVDEDGYVACSSVSSLPDVTFNIGGTDFTLTPASYIIQSDGNCMSAFEYMGTDFWILGDVFIGQYYTEFDLGNNRIGFAPVA encoded by the coding sequence ATGATGATCAAGTCCTTTGTGGTGATTGCCTTGCTGGTGGCAGTGGCCAGTGCCGAGCTGCACCGCGTGCCCGTCCTCAAGGAGCAGAACTTTGTGAAGACGCGCCAGAATGTGCTCGCTGAGAAGGCGTACCTGGCCACCAAGTACCAGCTGCCCCAGGCCCGTGATCTCAACGAGGAGACCCTGGCCAACTCAATGAACATGGCCTACTATGGTGCCATCAGCATTGGCACTCCAGCCCAGAGCTTCAAGGTGCTGTTCGATTCGGGCTCCTCGAATCTGTGGGTGCCATCGAACACCTGCCAGAGTGACGCTTGCCTGACCCACAACCAGTACGACtcgagtgccagcagcagctatgtGGCCAACGGCGAGTCCTTCTCCATTCAGTACGGCACTGGCAGCCTCACCGGCTACCTGTCCGAGGACACCGTCGATGTCAATGGACTGACAGTCACCAGCCAGACCTTTGCTGAGTCCACCAATGAGCCTGGAACCAACTTCAACAATGCCAACTTTGACGGCATCCTGGGCATGGCCTACGAGGCTCTCGCCGTCGATGGTGTCGCTCCCGTCTTCTACAACATGGTCTCCGAGGGTCTCGTTGATCAGTCCGTGTTCTCCTTCTATCTGGCCCGCGCCGGCTCCGCCAGCGATGGCGGCGAGCTGATCTTTGGCGGATCCGACTCTTCCCTCTACACCGGAGCCCTCACCTATGTGCCCATCTCCGAGCAGGGCTACTGGCAGTTCACCAtggccagcgccagctccGATGGCAACTCCCTCTGCAGCGATTGCCAGGCCATTGCCGACACTGGCACCTCCCTCATTGTGGCGCCCTATGAGGCCTATGAGATTCTCGTTGACATCCTGAGCGTGGATGAGGATGGCTACGTGGCCTGCTCCAGCGTCAGCTCCCTGCCCGATGTGACCTTCAACATTGGCGGCACCGACTTCACCCTGACCCCCGCCTCCTACATCATCCAGTCGGACGGCAACTGCATGTCCGCCTTTGAGTACATGGGCACCGACTTCTGGATCCTGGGCGATGTCTTCATTGGCCAGTACTACACCGAGTTTGATTTGGGCAACAACCGCATTGGCTTTGCACCAGTGGCCTAA
- the LOC117901333 gene encoding diuretic hormone class 2: MMTNRFACFAVALLVVCLLAISSTEAAPMPRYQSNGGGGYGGAGYNELEEVPDDLLMELMTRFGRTIIRARNDLENSKRTVDFGLARGYSGTQEAKHRMGLAAANFAGGPGRRRRSETDV, encoded by the exons ATGATGACAAACAGATTCGCTTGCTTTGCTGTGGCCCTTCTGGTCGTGTGTCTGTTGGCCATCTCGAGCACCGAGGCAGCACCAATGCCCAGGTA CCAGAGCAATGGAGGCGGAGGCTATGGCGGTGCTGGCTACAACGAACTGGAGGAGGTGCCCGATGACCTACTGATGGAACTGATGACTCGCTTTGGACGCACCATCATACGCGCCCGCAACGACCTGGAAAA CTCGAAGCGAACTGTGGACTTTGGATTGGCTCGTGGCTATTCGGGCACACAGGAGGCGAAACATCGCATGGGTCTGGCTGCGGCTAATTTTGCCGGCGGCCCTGGACGAAGGAGGCGCTCCGAGACTGATGTctaa
- the LOC117902628 gene encoding uncharacterized protein LOC117902628 yields the protein MCWLTWKAIQNHRSEVEPRSEDLVHLRETLFRLQAELDAAYDIVSEMDFDLDDVYLLEIQNQWLRDELKELKANAETEGGEVYVAHRNRKERPSARHKRRIYRQQVACGMLGQSLKELALERRYARQWDGSIIGELFRCQLEASDK from the exons ATGTGTTGGTTGACTTGGAAAGCAATTCAGAATCATCGAAGTGAAGTGGAGCCCAGATCGGAGGACCTAGTCCACCTAAGGGAGACTTTATTTCGACTCCAAGCGGAACTGGATGCTGCCTACGATATTGTCAGTGAGATGGACTTTGATCTGGATGAT GTGTATCTGCTGGAAATTCAAAACCAATGGCTGCGCGACGAACTAAAAGAGTTAAAAGCCAACGCTGAAACTGAAGGTGGAGAAGTGTATGtggcacacagaaacagaaaagagcGACCATCTGCACGACATAAGCGACGCATCTATAGACAGCaagtggcatgcggcatgcttGGACAGAGCCTCAAAGAACTGGCACTGGAGCGTAGATATGCACGCCAATGGGATGGATCAATTATTGGGGAATTATTTCGCTGCCAGTTGGAAGCGAGTGACAAATGA
- the LOC117902619 gene encoding myosin-G heavy chain isoform X1, which translates to MLLPDQTYADYDVGQHHQHQHQHLTFRKSRRSRSPQSKQRSKSSSAASSSSYDRTADFFENIPDFLGDSLPSFLYSPQVEEPKTERQNEGHRNESQVLAEEEHSESTSQSDNCEDDDVLKLCEDFLCRHRMRPDFFCQYHKAVSSTTPSPKQRKASPAIVDTTAPSSGVPAAELKEQKLTKDPISSKISAVVERFTKFSAIYTLPVAKRKKSCNKTTGNITDASSSNEAVHLQQRLKSLSTELVTLRNRLHVGQGQGQGQAQGQTNGTQPQGAPGSGANVGPKANNFDLNASSPNLNLSSAGGGLSASALQQHTNGHHTVSHKHSQHNFSHTLPANAGSGTVVSARNTSIPHPLPHQLGEKTSLTHHQSHGASTGTLPHMGSMGNILGHGSHSHSNSHSNSNTLPMRSSNSNGLGVTASNRVGGAGATQHQYSHGHGQQLPFIPGSKHANPCQSVKTLPFGFGFAPHPAARLQQISVLPKLAQDMQDLIHLPGPLTEHAVMRTLQARFNEQRYFTNVGPILLSINPYLDVGNPLTLTSTRSMPLAPQLQKIVQEAVRQQSETGYPQAIILSGTSGAGKTANAMLMLRQLFAIAGGGPETDAFKHLAAAFTVLRSLGSAKTTTNSESSRIGQFIEVQVTDGALYRTKIHCYFLDQTRVIRPLPKEKNYHIFYQLLAGLNREERQKLHLEGYSPANLRYLRGDTGQNEQEDAVRFQAWKTCLGILGIPFLDVVRVLAAVLLLGNVQFIDGGGLEVDVKGETELNSVASLLGVPPAALFRGLTTRTHNVRGQLVKSVCGDGDANMTRDCLAKALYCRTVATIVRRANSLKRLGSTLGTLSSDSNESVHNQADAASQHASTIGGGNAGSKSMAALNNAVRHATDGFIGILDMFGFEEPAPHAQLEHLCINLCAETMQHFYNTHIFKSSVESCRDEGIVCDTEVDYVDNVPCIDLISSLRTGLLSMLDAECSVRGTAESYVTKLKVQHRCSTRLETKPTAEPHDPRMFLIRHFAGRVEYDTTDFLDTNRDVVPDDLVAVFYKHSCNFGFATHLFGSELKALYAQQQAPRGLSFRISPTSHSDLLNGDEPVSTLTQDFHTRLDNLLRTLVHARPHFVRCIRSNGAEQAGTFDRATVVRQIRSLQVLETVNLMASGFPHRMRFKQFNARYRMLAPFRLLRRSEDKALEDCQLILQYAMEQPPVLDGSVTLAWTPGKRHVFLSEGIRQHVEHLRTEIRHKSATLMQATWRGWWWRKKMGNGVKRTRMMPHHLPSPSAAPLPVAKQPSSHSHIPQSKSASTTMAALAAVAAAAPTTVPRLSAKSTNLGIGGTVTRPRPQPIAGTPPPDPHEKCDQKIIQQTCSLFGLDLERPPPVPPSRSYTISGNSKLGYPQSRLMKTSFPEEATAGQADSQQLKKGETVTVVGASSGRGHLLVEHKGQSYHVPFQYMELSPGSHSGNGNGNANGNANVTALPAVQANGVKI; encoded by the exons atGTTGCTGCCGGATCAGACGTACGCGGACTACGACGTGGgccagcatcatcagcatcagcatcagcatctgaCCTTCCGCAAGAGCCGTCGCAGTCGGTCGCCGCAGTCCAAGCAACGCTCCAAGAGCTCCagtgccgccagcagcagcagctatgaTCGCACGGCGGATTTCTTTGAGAATATCCCAGACTTTCTTGGCGACTCCCTGCCCTCGTTTCTGTACAGTCCCCAGGTGGAGGAACCAAAGACAGAGCGGCAGAACGAGGGCCATCGGAATGAATCCCAGGTGCTGGCAGAGGAGGAACACAGCGAGAGCACGAGTCAGAGCGATAACTGTGAGGACGATGATGTGCTCAAGCTCTGCGAGGACTTTCTCTGTCGCCATCGCATGCGTCCGGACTTTTTCTGTCAGTACCACAAGGCAGTTAG TTCCACCACACCATCGCCAAAACAACGAAAAGCCTCCCCCGCCATTGTGGACACCACTGCCCCATCCTCAGGTGTTCCGGCGGCAGAGCTAAAGGAGCAAAAGTTAACCAAGGATCCCATTTCCAGCAAGATCAGCGCCGTGGTTGAACGATTCACCAAGTTCTCGGCCATTTACACGCTGCCAGTGGCCAAGCGAAAGAAGTCGTGCAACAAGACAACGGGTAATATAACAG ATGCTTCATCATCCAACGAGGCGGTGCATCTGCAACAGCGGCTCAAGAGCCTGAGCACTGAGCTGGTCACACTCCGCAATCGTTTGCATgtgggccagggccagggtcAAGGTCAGGCACAGGGTCAGACCAATGGCACCCAGCCGCAGGGAGCGCCAGGAAGCGGTGCCAATGTGGGTCCCAAGGCAAACAACTTTGACCTAAATGCCTCCAGtccgaatctgaatctgagCTCTGCAGGTGGCGGCCTGTCCGCCagtgcgctgcagcagcacaccaATGGCCACCACACAGTGTCACACAAG CATTCGCAGCACAACTTTAGCCATACGCTGCCGGCCAATGCGGGCTCTGGAACGGTGGTGTCCGCACGTAACACATCGATTCCGCACCCACTGCCACATCAGTTGGGCGAGAAGACGTCCTTGACGCACCATCAGAGCCATGGGGCGTCGACTGGCACGCTGCCCCACATGGGTAGCATGGGAAACATCCTCGGCCATGGTTCCCACTCGCACTCAAACTCCCATTCTAACTCGAACACGCTGCCCATGCGCTCCTCCAACTCCAATGGACTAGGAGTGACAGCATCGAATAGAgttggaggagcaggagccaccCAACACCAGTATtcgcatggccatggccagcagctgccattcATACCCGGATCGAAGCATGCGAATCCCTGTCAGAGCGTCAAAACGTTAccctttggctttggattcGCGCCGCATCCAGCCGCCAGGCTGCAGCAGATCAGCGTCTTGCCCAAATTGGCGCAGGACATGCAGGACCTCATCCATCTGCCGGGACCACTCACCGAGCATGCCGTTATGCGTACACTTCAGGCCCGCTTCAACGAGCAGCGGTACTTT ACAAATGTTGGTCCCATTTTGCTCTCCATCAATCCCTATCTGGATGTGGGCAATCCGCTGACACTCACCTCCACGCGGTCCATGCCGCTGGCGCCACAGCTGCAGAAGATCGTTCAGGAAGCAGTGCGGCAGCAGAGCGAGACGGGCTATCCGCAGGCCATCATCCTCTCGGGCACTTCGGGTGCGGGCAAGACAGCGAATGCCATGCTGATGCTTCGCCAGCTGTTTGCCATTGCTGGCGGTGGACCGGAGACGGATGCATTCAAGCATTTGGCCGCTGCCTTCACGGTGTTGCGATCCCTCGGCTCGGCCAAGACCACCACCAACTCCGAGTCCAGTCGCATTGGCCAGTTCATCGAGGTGCAGGTGACGGATGGCGCTCTCTATCGCACCAAGATCCACTGCTACTTCCTCGATCAGACGCGCGTCATCCGGCCGCTGCCCAAGGAGAAGAACTATCACATTTTCTACCAGCTGCTGGCGGGTCTGAATCGGGAGGAGCGCCAGAAGCTTCACTTGGAGGGCTACTCGCCGGCGAATCTGCGCTATTTACGCGGCGACACGGGCCAAAACGAGCAGGAGGATGCAGTCCGTTTCCAGGCTTGGAAGACGTGCCTCGGCATATTGGGCATACCATTTCTGGATGTGGTGCGAGTATTGGCAGCggtactgctgctgggcaatgTTCAATTTATCGATGGTGGG GGCCTCGAGGTGGATGTCAAGGGAGAAACGGAACTGAATTCGGTGGCCAGCCTTTTGGGCGTACCGCCCGCTGCACTCTTTCGCGGCCTGACCACACGCACCCACAATGTGCGGGGGCAGCTGGTGAAGTCCGTGTGTGGGGATGGAGATGCCAACATGACGCGGGACTGCCTGGCCAAGGCGCTCTACTGCCGCACTGTGGCCACGATTGTGCGTCGTGCCAACAGCCTGAAGCGCCTGGGCTCCACTCTGGGCACTTTGAGCTCCGATTCGAACGAGTCGGTGCACAATCAGGCGGACGCCGCCTCACAGCATGCCTCCACCATTGGCGGCGGCAATGCGGGCTCCAAATCGATGGCAGCTCTCAACAATGCGGTGCGGCATGCCACGGACGGCTTCATCGGCATACTGGATATGTTTGGGTTCGAGGAGCCCGCACCGCACGCCCAACTGGAGCACCTGTGCATCAATCTGTGTGCCGAGACAATGCAACACTTCTACAACACGCACATCTTCAAGTCCTCGGTGGAGTCCTGCCGGGACGAGGGCATCGTGTGCGACACCGAGGTGGACTACGTGGACAATGTGCCGTGCATCGATTTGATATCCTCGCTGCGCACGGGGCTGCTCAGCATGCTGGATGCCGAGTGTTCGGTGCGTGGCACCGCCGAGAGCTATGTGACCAAGCTGAAGGTGCAGCATCGCTGCTCCACTCGCCTGGAGACGAAACCCACCGCCGAGCCCCACGATCCGCGCATGTTTCTCATTCGTCACTTTGCGGGACGTGTGGAGTACGATACGACGGATTTTCTGGACACCAATCGGGATGTGGTGCCCGACGATCTGGTGGCGGTGTTCTACAAGCACAGCTGCAACTTTGGCTTTGCCACACACCTCTTTGGCTCCGAGCTGAAGGCGCTCTATGCGCAACAGCAGGCGCCGCGCGGTCTCAGCTTCCGCATCTCGCCCACATCCCACTCGGACTTGCTGAACGGCGACGAGCCCGTGTCCACGCTCACGCAGGACTTTCACACGCGGCTGGACAACCTGCTGCGCACCCTGGTGCATGCCCGGCCCCACTTCGTGCGCTGCATCCGCAGCAATGGAGCCGAGCAGGCGGGCACCTTCGATCGGGCCACCGTTGTGCGGCAGATCAGATCGTTGCAGGTGCTGGAAACGGTGAACCTGATGGCCTCCGGCTTCCCACACCGCATGCGCTTCAAGCAGTTCAATGCGCGGTACCGTATGCTGGCGCCCTTCCGCCTGCTGAGACGAAGCGAGGACAAGGCACTGGAGGATTGCCAGTTGATCCTGCAGTATGCCATGGAGCAGCCACCTGTGCTAGATGGCTCCGTGACGTTAGCCTGGACACCGGGCAAGCGTCACGTGTTCCTCAGCGAGGGCATACGCCAGCATGTGGAGCATCTGCGCACGGAAATCCGCCATAAGAGCGCCACCTTGATGCAGGCCACCTGGCGTGGCTGGTGGTGGCGCAAGAAGATGGGCAACGGCGTCAAGCGTACGCGTATGATGCCCCACCatttgccatcgccatcggcTGCACCACTGCCAGTGGCCAAGCAGCCTAGCAGCCATTCTCACATTCCCCAGAGCAAGTCCGCCTCCACGACGATGGCTGCAttggcggcagtggctgcggcagcTCCCACCACAG TGCCACGCCTCTCTGCCAAGTCCACAAATCTAGGCATTGGAGGAACGGTCACCAGGCCCAGACCGCAGCCGATTGCTGGTACTCCACCGCCAGATCCACATGAGAAATGCGATCAGAAGATAATACAGCAAACCTGCAGTCTGTTTGGACTGGATTTG GAACGTCCACCGCCTGTGCCGCCCTCCCGTTCCTACACAATCAGCGGCAATTCGAAGCTGGGTTATCCACAGAGTCGCCTCATGAAGACGAGCTTTCCCGAGGAGGCAACCGCTGGACAAGCGGACTCACAGCAGCTGAAAAAAGGCGAAACGGTGACTGTGGTGGGTGCCTCCAGTGGTCGTGGACATTTGCTGGTGGAGCACAAGGGTCAGAGCTATCATGTGCCCTTTCAGTACATGGAATTGTCTCCGGGCAGCCAcagtggcaatggaaatgggaatgcaaatgggaatgcaaatgtGACTGCCCTGCCTGCCGTACAGGCGAATGGTGTTAAGATTTAA
- the LOC117902619 gene encoding unconventional myosin-IXb isoform X2, with protein MATLGLSKVFILDKYFTELQKFWETEKKLQDASSSNEAVHLQQRLKSLSTELVTLRNRLHVGQGQGQGQAQGQTNGTQPQGAPGSGANVGPKANNFDLNASSPNLNLSSAGGGLSASALQQHTNGHHTVSHKHSQHNFSHTLPANAGSGTVVSARNTSIPHPLPHQLGEKTSLTHHQSHGASTGTLPHMGSMGNILGHGSHSHSNSHSNSNTLPMRSSNSNGLGVTASNRVGGAGATQHQYSHGHGQQLPFIPGSKHANPCQSVKTLPFGFGFAPHPAARLQQISVLPKLAQDMQDLIHLPGPLTEHAVMRTLQARFNEQRYFTNVGPILLSINPYLDVGNPLTLTSTRSMPLAPQLQKIVQEAVRQQSETGYPQAIILSGTSGAGKTANAMLMLRQLFAIAGGGPETDAFKHLAAAFTVLRSLGSAKTTTNSESSRIGQFIEVQVTDGALYRTKIHCYFLDQTRVIRPLPKEKNYHIFYQLLAGLNREERQKLHLEGYSPANLRYLRGDTGQNEQEDAVRFQAWKTCLGILGIPFLDVVRVLAAVLLLGNVQFIDGGGLEVDVKGETELNSVASLLGVPPAALFRGLTTRTHNVRGQLVKSVCGDGDANMTRDCLAKALYCRTVATIVRRANSLKRLGSTLGTLSSDSNESVHNQADAASQHASTIGGGNAGSKSMAALNNAVRHATDGFIGILDMFGFEEPAPHAQLEHLCINLCAETMQHFYNTHIFKSSVESCRDEGIVCDTEVDYVDNVPCIDLISSLRTGLLSMLDAECSVRGTAESYVTKLKVQHRCSTRLETKPTAEPHDPRMFLIRHFAGRVEYDTTDFLDTNRDVVPDDLVAVFYKHSCNFGFATHLFGSELKALYAQQQAPRGLSFRISPTSHSDLLNGDEPVSTLTQDFHTRLDNLLRTLVHARPHFVRCIRSNGAEQAGTFDRATVVRQIRSLQVLETVNLMASGFPHRMRFKQFNARYRMLAPFRLLRRSEDKALEDCQLILQYAMEQPPVLDGSVTLAWTPGKRHVFLSEGIRQHVEHLRTEIRHKSATLMQATWRGWWWRKKMGNGVKRTRMMPHHLPSPSAAPLPVAKQPSSHSHIPQSKSASTTMAALAAVAAAAPTTVPRLSAKSTNLGIGGTVTRPRPQPIAGTPPPDPHEKCDQKIIQQTCSLFGLDLERPPPVPPSRSYTISGNSKLGYPQSRLMKTSFPEEATAGQADSQQLKKGETVTVVGASSGRGHLLVEHKGQSYHVPFQYMELSPGSHSGNGNGNANGNANVTALPAVQANGVKI; from the exons ATGGCCACATTGGGCCTGTCAAAAGTCTTCATACTGGATAAATATTTCACGGAATTGCAAAAATTTTGGGAGACggagaagaagctgcagg ATGCTTCATCATCCAACGAGGCGGTGCATCTGCAACAGCGGCTCAAGAGCCTGAGCACTGAGCTGGTCACACTCCGCAATCGTTTGCATgtgggccagggccagggtcAAGGTCAGGCACAGGGTCAGACCAATGGCACCCAGCCGCAGGGAGCGCCAGGAAGCGGTGCCAATGTGGGTCCCAAGGCAAACAACTTTGACCTAAATGCCTCCAGtccgaatctgaatctgagCTCTGCAGGTGGCGGCCTGTCCGCCagtgcgctgcagcagcacaccaATGGCCACCACACAGTGTCACACAAG CATTCGCAGCACAACTTTAGCCATACGCTGCCGGCCAATGCGGGCTCTGGAACGGTGGTGTCCGCACGTAACACATCGATTCCGCACCCACTGCCACATCAGTTGGGCGAGAAGACGTCCTTGACGCACCATCAGAGCCATGGGGCGTCGACTGGCACGCTGCCCCACATGGGTAGCATGGGAAACATCCTCGGCCATGGTTCCCACTCGCACTCAAACTCCCATTCTAACTCGAACACGCTGCCCATGCGCTCCTCCAACTCCAATGGACTAGGAGTGACAGCATCGAATAGAgttggaggagcaggagccaccCAACACCAGTATtcgcatggccatggccagcagctgccattcATACCCGGATCGAAGCATGCGAATCCCTGTCAGAGCGTCAAAACGTTAccctttggctttggattcGCGCCGCATCCAGCCGCCAGGCTGCAGCAGATCAGCGTCTTGCCCAAATTGGCGCAGGACATGCAGGACCTCATCCATCTGCCGGGACCACTCACCGAGCATGCCGTTATGCGTACACTTCAGGCCCGCTTCAACGAGCAGCGGTACTTT ACAAATGTTGGTCCCATTTTGCTCTCCATCAATCCCTATCTGGATGTGGGCAATCCGCTGACACTCACCTCCACGCGGTCCATGCCGCTGGCGCCACAGCTGCAGAAGATCGTTCAGGAAGCAGTGCGGCAGCAGAGCGAGACGGGCTATCCGCAGGCCATCATCCTCTCGGGCACTTCGGGTGCGGGCAAGACAGCGAATGCCATGCTGATGCTTCGCCAGCTGTTTGCCATTGCTGGCGGTGGACCGGAGACGGATGCATTCAAGCATTTGGCCGCTGCCTTCACGGTGTTGCGATCCCTCGGCTCGGCCAAGACCACCACCAACTCCGAGTCCAGTCGCATTGGCCAGTTCATCGAGGTGCAGGTGACGGATGGCGCTCTCTATCGCACCAAGATCCACTGCTACTTCCTCGATCAGACGCGCGTCATCCGGCCGCTGCCCAAGGAGAAGAACTATCACATTTTCTACCAGCTGCTGGCGGGTCTGAATCGGGAGGAGCGCCAGAAGCTTCACTTGGAGGGCTACTCGCCGGCGAATCTGCGCTATTTACGCGGCGACACGGGCCAAAACGAGCAGGAGGATGCAGTCCGTTTCCAGGCTTGGAAGACGTGCCTCGGCATATTGGGCATACCATTTCTGGATGTGGTGCGAGTATTGGCAGCggtactgctgctgggcaatgTTCAATTTATCGATGGTGGG GGCCTCGAGGTGGATGTCAAGGGAGAAACGGAACTGAATTCGGTGGCCAGCCTTTTGGGCGTACCGCCCGCTGCACTCTTTCGCGGCCTGACCACACGCACCCACAATGTGCGGGGGCAGCTGGTGAAGTCCGTGTGTGGGGATGGAGATGCCAACATGACGCGGGACTGCCTGGCCAAGGCGCTCTACTGCCGCACTGTGGCCACGATTGTGCGTCGTGCCAACAGCCTGAAGCGCCTGGGCTCCACTCTGGGCACTTTGAGCTCCGATTCGAACGAGTCGGTGCACAATCAGGCGGACGCCGCCTCACAGCATGCCTCCACCATTGGCGGCGGCAATGCGGGCTCCAAATCGATGGCAGCTCTCAACAATGCGGTGCGGCATGCCACGGACGGCTTCATCGGCATACTGGATATGTTTGGGTTCGAGGAGCCCGCACCGCACGCCCAACTGGAGCACCTGTGCATCAATCTGTGTGCCGAGACAATGCAACACTTCTACAACACGCACATCTTCAAGTCCTCGGTGGAGTCCTGCCGGGACGAGGGCATCGTGTGCGACACCGAGGTGGACTACGTGGACAATGTGCCGTGCATCGATTTGATATCCTCGCTGCGCACGGGGCTGCTCAGCATGCTGGATGCCGAGTGTTCGGTGCGTGGCACCGCCGAGAGCTATGTGACCAAGCTGAAGGTGCAGCATCGCTGCTCCACTCGCCTGGAGACGAAACCCACCGCCGAGCCCCACGATCCGCGCATGTTTCTCATTCGTCACTTTGCGGGACGTGTGGAGTACGATACGACGGATTTTCTGGACACCAATCGGGATGTGGTGCCCGACGATCTGGTGGCGGTGTTCTACAAGCACAGCTGCAACTTTGGCTTTGCCACACACCTCTTTGGCTCCGAGCTGAAGGCGCTCTATGCGCAACAGCAGGCGCCGCGCGGTCTCAGCTTCCGCATCTCGCCCACATCCCACTCGGACTTGCTGAACGGCGACGAGCCCGTGTCCACGCTCACGCAGGACTTTCACACGCGGCTGGACAACCTGCTGCGCACCCTGGTGCATGCCCGGCCCCACTTCGTGCGCTGCATCCGCAGCAATGGAGCCGAGCAGGCGGGCACCTTCGATCGGGCCACCGTTGTGCGGCAGATCAGATCGTTGCAGGTGCTGGAAACGGTGAACCTGATGGCCTCCGGCTTCCCACACCGCATGCGCTTCAAGCAGTTCAATGCGCGGTACCGTATGCTGGCGCCCTTCCGCCTGCTGAGACGAAGCGAGGACAAGGCACTGGAGGATTGCCAGTTGATCCTGCAGTATGCCATGGAGCAGCCACCTGTGCTAGATGGCTCCGTGACGTTAGCCTGGACACCGGGCAAGCGTCACGTGTTCCTCAGCGAGGGCATACGCCAGCATGTGGAGCATCTGCGCACGGAAATCCGCCATAAGAGCGCCACCTTGATGCAGGCCACCTGGCGTGGCTGGTGGTGGCGCAAGAAGATGGGCAACGGCGTCAAGCGTACGCGTATGATGCCCCACCatttgccatcgccatcggcTGCACCACTGCCAGTGGCCAAGCAGCCTAGCAGCCATTCTCACATTCCCCAGAGCAAGTCCGCCTCCACGACGATGGCTGCAttggcggcagtggctgcggcagcTCCCACCACAG TGCCACGCCTCTCTGCCAAGTCCACAAATCTAGGCATTGGAGGAACGGTCACCAGGCCCAGACCGCAGCCGATTGCTGGTACTCCACCGCCAGATCCACATGAGAAATGCGATCAGAAGATAATACAGCAAACCTGCAGTCTGTTTGGACTGGATTTG GAACGTCCACCGCCTGTGCCGCCCTCCCGTTCCTACACAATCAGCGGCAATTCGAAGCTGGGTTATCCACAGAGTCGCCTCATGAAGACGAGCTTTCCCGAGGAGGCAACCGCTGGACAAGCGGACTCACAGCAGCTGAAAAAAGGCGAAACGGTGACTGTGGTGGGTGCCTCCAGTGGTCGTGGACATTTGCTGGTGGAGCACAAGGGTCAGAGCTATCATGTGCCCTTTCAGTACATGGAATTGTCTCCGGGCAGCCAcagtggcaatggaaatgggaatgcaaatgggaatgcaaatgtGACTGCCCTGCCTGCCGTACAGGCGAATGGTGTTAAGATTTAA
- the LOC117902629 gene encoding uncharacterized protein LOC117902629, whose amino-acid sequence MAPIIIPEVDMLSVSKSSEVERRAILGFAPKIKLVTVDYAALDRIDTFYLDCQKHRDFYRDPYDKLHKPAAFKYHQGKCGIKLEHSVEQLRSPIRWVEERKPLVYPMTYNSTMRLNTLAASMMGGRYDPSSCNRYKR is encoded by the coding sequence ATGGCGCCCATCATAATTCCCGAGGTGGACATGCTGAGCGTGTCCAAAAGCTCTGAAGTGGAGCGGCGTGCCATTCTGGGCTTTGCGCCCAAGATTAAGCTGGTGACTGTGGACTACGCGGCTCTGGATAGAATCGACACCTTCTACTTGGACTGCCAGAAACATCGCGACTTCTACCGGGATCCCTACGACAAACTGCACAAACCGGCGGCATTCAAATACCATCAGGGAAAATGTGGCATCAAGCTGGAACACAGCGTGGAGCAGCTGCGTAGCCCGATCCGATGGGTTGAGGAGCGCAAACCTCTCGTCTATCCGATGACCTACAACTCCACAATGAGACTGAACACTTTGGCGGCGTCCATGATGGGGGGACGCTACGATCCCAGCTCCTGCAACCGCTACAAACGATAG